One SAR324 cluster bacterium DNA window includes the following coding sequences:
- a CDS encoding ABC transporter permease, giving the protein MQHLFKYFIWYVLISTFLCFSFLIPNFSSPTNIQNILIGGSVLGIMVIGQALCLFAKSLDLSAEGNVSIVTVIAAWLMLPAAESTFAQAGGLGVELAPVLVVPIMLTLGTLFGFINGLLIAYVGMNFFIVTLAMQLVLRGFGYVISEGAVMPGTPDSFNFLGGGQVYGIPMPIITMIIVFLIFHFFVKQTTIGRQILFVGSNIKTAQTVGIDQKKIVLFVYAVSGFLAAFAGWMLLGKLETSVPNLGVELTLNVVAAAVIGGVSLKGGEGSLIGALAGVLLLAIINNALNLMSVDPYWVNAVRGFIILLALIIDAQKQRFLSRI; this is encoded by the coding sequence ATGCAACATTTGTTTAAATACTTTATCTGGTATGTCTTGATCTCTACTTTTTTGTGCTTTTCGTTTTTAATTCCGAATTTCTCCTCACCAACAAACATTCAGAATATCTTGATAGGTGGAAGTGTATTAGGAATTATGGTGATCGGACAAGCTCTCTGTCTTTTTGCCAAAAGTTTGGATCTTTCTGCAGAAGGCAATGTTTCTATTGTAACTGTTATTGCCGCATGGCTGATGCTACCAGCAGCAGAATCAACTTTTGCACAAGCGGGTGGTCTAGGTGTTGAATTAGCACCTGTTTTAGTTGTTCCAATTATGCTTACTTTAGGGACATTATTTGGTTTCATTAATGGTCTCTTGATTGCGTATGTTGGTATGAATTTCTTTATCGTCACCCTGGCAATGCAACTTGTTCTGAGAGGATTTGGTTACGTTATCAGTGAGGGAGCGGTGATGCCTGGAACACCAGATTCATTTAATTTTCTTGGTGGTGGGCAGGTTTATGGAATTCCAATGCCGATTATCACAATGATTATCGTGTTCTTGATTTTTCATTTTTTTGTAAAGCAAACAACTATTGGCAGACAGATTCTTTTTGTTGGTAGTAACATCAAAACTGCTCAAACAGTTGGTATAGACCAAAAGAAAATTGTCCTTTTCGTATATGCGGTAAGTGGTTTCCTTGCTGCCTTTGCTGGATGGATGCTTCTTGGGAAGTTAGAGACCTCTGTTCCAAACCTTGGTGTTGAACTCACTCTGAACGTTGTTGCTGCTGCAGTAATCGGCGGAGTTAGCCTCAAGGGTGGTGAAGGTTCGCTAATTGGAGCACTTGCTGGGGTTCTTTTGTTGGCAATTATTAATAATGCATTAAATTTGATGAGTGTGGATCCCTATTGGGTGAATGCAGTTCGTGGTTTTATCATCCTGCTAGCGCTGATTATTGACGCCCAAAAGCAAAGATTTCTCAGCCGAATATGA
- a CDS encoding Gfo/Idh/MocA family oxidoreductase produces the protein MTPKSKDFSAEYDCSHYFFFMKLALIGCGRIAAVHAESVIQYAADSKHPIEIVALIDTNFVNAEEFKSTYNLSCKIFTQLEDAVQETALDSVIISVPHYLHEDLALRAFSQNLNVLLEKPMAHTLDSAYRILEQSRRSNQIFMIAENSQYWPEILKVNDLLSDGIIGEVVTAKASFRQASDKDIFDSYCVLPGGTESKAWRYSVAAAGGGITIDGGAHWIRPLRFWFGEIQETFCKFSYPHPLMEGESLSQAIFTFEKPLTAIFEGILTEKTVFSKDYTFRITGTQGEIMVGPEGGVYVFDQAHPDGFQLFDRHGYISSFYHQFHDFYSCVVSGKTPDASAEYSLGEMRVAFAMAKSNIEKMWVSPQEIF, from the coding sequence TTGACGCCCAAAAGCAAAGATTTCTCAGCCGAATATGATTGTTCTCATTATTTTTTCTTTATGAAGTTAGCACTTATTGGTTGCGGTAGAATAGCTGCTGTACATGCTGAGTCTGTTATTCAATATGCTGCAGATTCAAAGCACCCTATTGAAATTGTCGCTTTAATTGATACCAATTTTGTTAATGCTGAAGAATTCAAAAGTACATACAACTTATCCTGCAAAATATTCACTCAACTTGAAGATGCTGTCCAAGAAACAGCTTTGGATTCTGTCATTATCTCTGTACCCCATTATCTTCATGAAGATCTTGCTCTAAGAGCTTTTAGCCAAAATTTGAATGTTCTTCTTGAAAAACCGATGGCCCATACACTTGATTCTGCATATAGAATTTTAGAGCAATCAAGAAGATCCAATCAAATTTTCATGATTGCTGAAAATAGCCAGTATTGGCCTGAGATCTTGAAAGTCAACGATTTGCTTTCTGATGGGATTATTGGAGAGGTTGTCACAGCAAAGGCTTCATTTAGACAAGCCTCCGATAAAGATATATTTGACAGTTACTGCGTTTTGCCGGGTGGCACTGAATCCAAAGCATGGAGATATTCTGTAGCAGCTGCTGGTGGCGGAATTACAATTGATGGTGGTGCTCATTGGATTCGCCCATTAAGGTTTTGGTTTGGTGAAATCCAAGAGACTTTCTGCAAGTTTTCTTATCCCCACCCTTTGATGGAAGGTGAAAGTTTATCTCAGGCAATATTTACTTTTGAAAAACCTCTAACAGCAATTTTTGAAGGTATTCTCACTGAAAAAACTGTGTTTTCGAAAGATTACACATTTAGAATCACAGGCACCCAGGGAGAGATCATGGTTGGGCCTGAGGGCGGGGTATATGTTTTTGACCAAGCACACCCGGATGGTTTTCAGTTGTTTGATAGACATGGGTACATTTCATCTTTTTACCATCAGTTTCATGATTTTTACTCTTGTGTTGTGTCAGGAAAAACGCCCGATGCCAGTGCTGAATATTCTTTGGGAGAAATGAGAGTTGCCTTTGCAATGGCCAAATCAAACATTGAAAAGATGTGGGTGTCCCCTCAAGAAATATTTTGA
- a CDS encoding SMP-30/gluconolactonase/LRE family protein: MKSMEVCNVPVCELGEGIFWHPERHSFCWFDILNSKFYEQTDDQSTKVIDCPGMASAAARIDSNRLLVAVDDGLHILDLESKRWESYLEIESENSLTRSNDCRVHPSGSFWFGTMGHNAEPGAGSIYHIRSGKIQLLYSSVTIPNSTCFTPDGTTGYFADSALNLVWRVELNPQTGLPLSERQVFISFESNIIPDGAIVDSQGNVWIALWGASKVAVYRPDGSLLTELHVSASQVSCPAFGGANCSELRVTTAWANLDDTSKSSQPDAGCVFKFASAHVGQIEAMYKL, translated from the coding sequence ATGAAATCAATGGAAGTTTGCAATGTGCCGGTTTGCGAGTTAGGTGAGGGTATCTTTTGGCATCCTGAGCGTCATAGCTTTTGCTGGTTTGATATTCTTAATTCTAAGTTTTACGAACAAACTGATGATCAATCGACTAAGGTAATTGATTGTCCTGGTATGGCCAGTGCGGCTGCAAGGATTGACAGTAATCGACTTCTTGTTGCAGTTGATGATGGTCTTCATATTTTGGATCTTGAGAGCAAAAGGTGGGAGAGTTATTTAGAGATTGAGTCAGAGAATTCTCTGACGCGTAGTAACGATTGTAGAGTTCATCCAAGTGGTTCTTTTTGGTTCGGGACAATGGGTCACAATGCTGAACCAGGTGCAGGGTCTATCTATCATATCAGATCAGGTAAAATTCAATTGCTGTATTCCAGCGTCACTATACCCAATTCAACTTGTTTTACACCTGATGGTACTACCGGCTACTTTGCAGACAGTGCGCTAAATTTAGTCTGGCGTGTAGAATTGAATCCTCAGACAGGACTACCTTTATCTGAACGTCAGGTTTTTATCTCTTTTGAATCCAATATTATACCTGATGGTGCTATCGTTGATTCACAAGGAAACGTTTGGATAGCCCTTTGGGGAGCCTCCAAAGTAGCAGTATATCGCCCCGACGGATCTTTGCTTACCGAACTTCATGTCTCAGCCAGTCAGGTGAGTTGTCCAGCTTTTGGTGGTGCGAATTGTTCTGAATTGCGCGTGACTACAGCGTGGGCCAATTTAGATGACACTTCTAAATCAAGCCAACCTGATGCAGGGTGTGTCTTCAAATTTGCTTCAGCACATGTAGGCCAAATTGAGGCAATGTATAAACTCTGA
- a CDS encoding NAD(P)-dependent oxidoreductase: protein MPELNVDQFRIALSADFLRVDGSPSYPMFDLSTLQRDERIQLEYVPPVNGEMVADALKEFDALILLSSKFSRQSIDPEGRLSLVARFGVGYDSVDADACTEFGIGLAITPNGVRRPVAVSIITLMLALTGKLMVKDQLTRQGPAGFAKRSEHMGVGLVGKTLGSLGVGNIGAELFRLATPFDLRFIAHDPFLTETKAQELNVELVSLEELFLQSDILAINCPLTESTRHIVNAERLSLMKPTAYLINTARGPVVDQTALTKALQEQRIAGAGLDVLEVEPPPLEDPILQLDNVILTPHALCWTDQCFAGIGAADVQAVLAVMQGQIPVGLVNQEVLEHPSWQKKLANYCLRFGVDR, encoded by the coding sequence GTGCCCGAATTGAATGTAGATCAATTTCGTATCGCCTTGAGCGCCGATTTTCTGCGAGTGGACGGTAGTCCTTCCTATCCCATGTTTGATCTCTCTACGCTCCAAAGAGATGAGCGCATCCAGTTGGAATATGTTCCTCCGGTGAATGGAGAGATGGTGGCCGATGCGCTCAAAGAGTTCGATGCGCTGATACTCTTATCCTCCAAGTTCTCCCGTCAAAGTATTGATCCGGAAGGCAGGTTATCTCTAGTGGCTCGCTTCGGAGTTGGCTACGACTCAGTGGATGCTGATGCCTGTACGGAGTTTGGTATTGGATTGGCGATCACCCCGAATGGAGTCCGGCGTCCTGTGGCGGTATCTATAATCACCCTGATGCTGGCATTAACTGGCAAGTTGATGGTGAAAGACCAACTGACGCGGCAAGGCCCAGCAGGGTTTGCAAAGCGCTCTGAGCACATGGGAGTAGGATTGGTTGGTAAAACTCTGGGTTCGCTTGGAGTAGGAAACATTGGAGCAGAGCTTTTTCGATTAGCGACTCCCTTCGATCTGAGGTTTATTGCCCATGATCCATTCCTCACTGAGACAAAAGCTCAGGAATTAAATGTGGAACTGGTATCACTTGAAGAGTTGTTCCTGCAGTCAGACATACTTGCGATCAACTGTCCACTAACTGAAAGTACTCGACACATCGTCAACGCAGAGCGGCTATCATTGATGAAACCAACCGCCTACTTGATCAACACCGCCAGGGGTCCTGTTGTCGATCAAACTGCTCTGACAAAAGCTCTCCAGGAGCAAAGAATTGCAGGGGCTGGACTTGATGTTCTTGAGGTGGAGCCTCCTCCGTTGGAAGATCCTATTCTGCAGTTAGATAACGTTATCCTCACACCTCATGCTCTGTGCTGGACTGATCAATGTTTTGCTGGAATTGGTGCAGCAGATGTACAAGCCGTTCTAGCTGTGATGCAGGGCCAGATCCCAGTTGGATTGGTCAATCAAGAGGTGCTTGAACATCCTAGTTGGCAAAAGAAGCTTGCTAACTATTGTCTAAGATTTGGAGTAGACAGGTGA
- a CDS encoding SCO family protein has protein sequence MFESNHRCLWLGGTVLIGAMLGLLIALPWFPMASSGKTVQLEFLPSEPDQALLFFGFPGCGEICPIAMERLHAIKSNGGFPVPIQVGLVNIAVDLPAFTVSEYANSFDPEFTGYHLDRGKLGSLAQELGLNLPATEGGISTSLSHSDALFLLQHAQDESWRLKQIFSATRLTRQQLLKSL, from the coding sequence ATGTTTGAAAGTAATCACAGATGTCTTTGGTTGGGAGGTACAGTACTGATTGGGGCAATGCTAGGGCTATTGATTGCGCTGCCGTGGTTCCCGATGGCTAGCTCAGGCAAGACAGTCCAGCTGGAGTTCCTACCGAGTGAACCTGATCAGGCTTTGCTTTTTTTTGGATTTCCTGGCTGTGGAGAGATTTGTCCAATCGCAATGGAGCGGCTTCATGCGATCAAGTCGAACGGGGGGTTCCCAGTCCCCATTCAAGTGGGCTTGGTGAACATAGCAGTAGATCTTCCAGCTTTTACCGTTTCAGAATATGCCAATTCGTTTGATCCTGAGTTTACTGGCTACCACCTGGATCGTGGAAAACTGGGGTCACTGGCCCAAGAATTGGGATTGAACTTACCTGCGACAGAAGGTGGAATCTCAACCAGCCTTTCACATTCTGATGCCTTGTTCTTACTTCAGCACGCCCAGGATGAATCTTGGAGGCTGAAGCAGATTTTCTCTGCAACCCGCCTGACCAGGCAGCAACTACTGAAAAGTTTATAA
- a CDS encoding methyl-accepting chemotaxis protein produces the protein MRIFFHAFSSHISESVKQALQEDFIKADRLFLILTVVQWLLVSTATALPTGTYLFGFITGGIVTLLVGLAYLFYRGTVVCRMVVGASLMLFSAIMIQQGLGRIEMHFHVFVSMSFLPRYRDPIPVLTAAIVIALHHLIGNYCQQAGWMIAGMPVSVFDYGTGFDIFLLHAVFVVVQAGVLTSIIVDNTKNFCESNAIVQSMLEVSQTHSFKGRIELIDPNPDSPIRHYNTLMDTISELFGQVQEMVFALQKGDLSKRIETTDQGDIREVQDSLNSSMQYMQELVSDINSTMQDLKQGKFSGKVKALSAGEFSTMSHGVNQTVETLRHLVGQMIETTQNQAKTVEEVSVAVTQVSQRVEDNAKYAEEAVTMMNQALNSTQMNVQRIQKLHTAMSSIHDNVAQVQEIAKQTTLLAFNASVESARAGVHGKGFGVVAQEVNNLATQSKLTAQDIQQIAKKCLATAEEATAELQNYVPEITKTTAMVREIQLFSNEQNSALKSIRLEMDQLSELAQRGIQNLPSLNTFVPPLSSK, from the coding sequence GTGAGAATATTTTTTCATGCGTTTTCATCTCACATTTCTGAATCCGTAAAGCAGGCCCTGCAAGAAGATTTCATCAAAGCAGATCGGCTGTTCCTGATATTGACTGTTGTTCAGTGGTTACTGGTTAGTACCGCAACTGCTCTGCCAACTGGAACCTATTTGTTTGGCTTCATCACTGGTGGAATCGTCACTTTATTGGTCGGCCTAGCCTATCTTTTCTACAGGGGCACCGTAGTGTGTCGGATGGTTGTTGGGGCCAGTCTCATGTTGTTTTCAGCAATCATGATTCAGCAGGGATTGGGCCGCATCGAGATGCACTTTCATGTCTTTGTCTCGATGTCTTTTCTGCCTCGCTATCGAGATCCAATACCAGTACTGACCGCTGCCATCGTAATAGCCCTGCATCATCTGATTGGGAATTACTGCCAACAAGCCGGCTGGATGATTGCCGGTATGCCCGTCTCTGTTTTTGATTATGGGACCGGATTTGACATCTTTCTGCTGCATGCTGTTTTTGTCGTGGTTCAAGCAGGAGTCTTGACCTCCATCATTGTGGATAACACTAAGAATTTTTGCGAAAGCAACGCAATTGTTCAATCAATGCTTGAAGTCAGTCAAACACACTCATTCAAAGGTCGCATTGAACTGATCGATCCTAATCCAGACTCGCCAATTCGGCACTACAATACTCTGATGGACACCATCTCTGAGTTGTTTGGGCAAGTGCAGGAGATGGTCTTCGCTCTACAAAAAGGAGATCTGAGTAAACGAATCGAAACCACAGATCAAGGAGATATTCGGGAAGTTCAGGACTCTCTCAATAGCTCTATGCAATACATGCAAGAGTTGGTGAGCGATATCAACAGCACGATGCAGGACCTAAAACAGGGGAAGTTTTCTGGCAAAGTGAAAGCCTTATCAGCAGGAGAGTTCTCAACAATGAGCCATGGAGTTAATCAAACTGTCGAAACTTTGAGGCATCTGGTTGGGCAGATGATCGAAACCACACAAAATCAGGCAAAAACGGTAGAGGAGGTCTCAGTGGCCGTGACTCAAGTCAGCCAACGGGTCGAAGATAACGCCAAGTACGCCGAAGAGGCTGTAACTATGATGAATCAAGCTCTGAATAGCACCCAAATGAATGTTCAGCGGATTCAGAAGCTACACACAGCAATGAGTTCAATTCATGACAATGTTGCGCAAGTTCAGGAAATTGCGAAGCAGACGACGTTGTTGGCCTTCAATGCCTCTGTTGAATCTGCAAGAGCAGGTGTGCATGGTAAGGGTTTTGGAGTAGTTGCACAGGAAGTCAACAATCTAGCGACACAGAGTAAGCTCACTGCGCAGGACATCCAACAAATCGCTAAAAAATGCTTGGCAACTGCCGAGGAAGCAACAGCTGAATTACAGAACTATGTGCCTGAAATCACCAAGACCACGGCAATGGTACGGGAAATTCAGCTGTTTTCTAATGAGCAAAACAGTGCCCTCAAGAGCATCCGTTTGGAAATGGATCAATTGAGCGAACTTGCCCAACGAGGAATTCAAAATCTACCCAGCCTTAATACCTTTGTCCCCCCATTGAGTAGTAAGTGA